Within Streptomyces roseirectus, the genomic segment GCCCACAACCACGTGCTGCGGCGCTGGCTGCGCGCGGGCGGCCAGGGCGATGTCGAGGCGCAGCTGGACCACGCCTTCGGGATCGTGCGCCGCACCTTCGGCACCGGCATCGGGCTCGGGCGCGCGACGACGGCCCCCTCCCCCGCCGCCCCGGCCCCGGCGTCGCTGTCCACGCAGGGCGAGGTCCTGGTGACGGTCGCCCGCACGGACGCCCCGCTGGACGAGGTCATGCGGGCCATCGAGCAGGCGCTCAAGGAGCGCTGACCCCCGCACGGACATCTCTGTGACGACGGCCACCCCACCGGGTGGCCGTTTTGGCATGTCAGAGGGCGTTTTCACCCGCCTCCGAACCCCCACTTGATCGATCATCGCTCACTTGTCAAGTAAAGATTTCATCTGAGCGCAATTCCTGGCACCCAGTGCCTTGCCGAGTGACACGGGGTGCCATACCGTGAAGTCGTCCGGGTGGCCGGCGGACGGCGACAAGCCGTACGCCGGTTGTCCCCGCGCACCACGTCGCCGCGCACCCGGACGCCTGCGTCACAGGCAACCTCCCGCGCCACAAAGCGCCGCCGCACCACAGAAGCCAGCACCCTCACCGCGCCCTCCCCTCAGGGGCGCACACCGCCGGAGGCAACACCGTGACCGTGAAGGACATCCTGGAGGCGATCCAGTCGCCACAGACGACACCGGCCGACTTCGCCGCCCTCCCGCTGCCCGAGTCGTACCGCGCGATCACCGTCCACAAGGACGAGACGGAGATGTTCGCGGGGATGACGACCCGCGAGAAGGACCCGCGCAAGTCGCTGCACCTGGACGAGGTGCCGGTGCCCGAACTCGGGCCCGGCGAGGCCCTGGTGGCGGTCATGGCGTCCTCGGTCAACTACAACTCCGTGTGGACGTCGATCTTCGAGCCGCTGTCGACGTTCGGGTTCCTGGAGCGCTACGGCAAGCTCAGCGAGCTGACGAAGCGTCACGACCTGCCGTACCACGTCATCGGCTCCGACCTCGCCGGCGTCGTCCTGCGCACCGGGCCCGGCGTCAACGCGTGGCGGCCCGGGGACGAGGTCGTCGCGCACTGCCTGTCCGTCGAGCTGGAGTCCTCGGACGGCCACAACGACACGATGCTCGACCCCGAGCAGCGGATCTGGGGGTTCGAGACGAACTTCGGCGGGCTCGCGGAGATCGCGCTCGTCAAGTCGAACCAGCTGATGCCGAAGCCGGCCCACCTCAGCTGGGAGGAGGCGGCCTCGCCGGGGCTGGTCAACTCGACGGCGTACCGGCAGCTCGTCTCAGGCAACGGCGCCGGGATGAAGCAGGGCGACAACGTGCTGATCTGGGGCGCGAGCGGCGGACTCGGCAGCTACGCGACGCAGTTCGCGCTCGCGGGCGGCGCCACCCCGATCTGTGTCGTCTCCAGCCCGCAGAAAGCCGAGATCTGCCGCCGGATGGGCGCGGAGGCGATCATCGACCGGACCGCCGAGGGCTACCGGTTCTGGAAGGACGAGCACACCCAGGACCCGAAGGAGTGGAAGCGGTTCGGCAAGCGCATCCGTGAGCTGACCGGCGGCGAGGACGTCGACATCGTCTTCGAGCACCCGGGCCGCGAGACCTTCGGCGCCTCGGTGTACGTCACCCGCAAGGGCGGCACGATCGTCACCTGCGCCTCCACCTCCGGCTACACCCACGAGTACGACAACCGCTACCTGTGGA encodes:
- the ccrA gene encoding crotonyl-CoA carboxylase/reductase, which gives rise to MKDILEAIQSPQTTPADFAALPLPESYRAITVHKDETEMFAGMTTREKDPRKSLHLDEVPVPELGPGEALVAVMASSVNYNSVWTSIFEPLSTFGFLERYGKLSELTKRHDLPYHVIGSDLAGVVLRTGPGVNAWRPGDEVVAHCLSVELESSDGHNDTMLDPEQRIWGFETNFGGLAEIALVKSNQLMPKPAHLSWEEAASPGLVNSTAYRQLVSGNGAGMKQGDNVLIWGASGGLGSYATQFALAGGATPICVVSSPQKAEICRRMGAEAIIDRTAEGYRFWKDEHTQDPKEWKRFGKRIRELTGGEDVDIVFEHPGRETFGASVYVTRKGGTIVTCASTSGYTHEYDNRYLWMSLKRIVGSHFANYREAWEANRLVAKGKIHPTLSKVYALEETGQAAYDVHRNLHQGKVGVLCLAPEEGLGVRDHAKRAEHIDAINRFRNV